The Culex quinquefasciatus strain JHB chromosome 2, VPISU_Cqui_1.0_pri_paternal, whole genome shotgun sequence genome contains the following window.
ATCAACGACGTATACAAGTCCCGGAAACTCAACCATTCGTCCAGCTTGCCGTCAAACTTCTGCAGCTGGATTTGTGGGAGTCGCACGTGGTCGTGGATTGGATGCTGCGTCGCGTTGAGATCGCGTTGGGTCGTATTCAGATCTGGGTAGGTTTCCAACTCCTTGGCCTTGTCCACCAACAGCGTCTTGGTGTCGTAGTAACACTGTAGACAGTCCTTCCTCTTCTTGCTGTACGCGTCGTCCGTGCCGGCGTAGTCCTCGTGCATCTCGATGTCCAGAATGGTATCGTTGACTTTCTCCCAAAGTCCGTCAAGCTTTTCCAAGCGAACCTTCACTTGACTCAACGTGGTCGTGTTGTTCATCTCGCTGGCGAACGCGTACACCGCATGAAACAACTCATCGGACGACCTCAGCTTCGCCTCAAGCTGCTTCAGCGTAGGAGACGCCTTCTTGGTTGTCGGCGCCATCGTAGTTAAACTCACAGTTcacgaaaaaacacgaaaaggtATGGTGTAGTATTCCGTCACGGTCTAAGCCTCGGCGTAGACATACACTGTAgagtattttttatgtatttaccTTCACAAGAAGTACAATCCACCTGCTCTACAGGTACGCGCAACGGTTAAACGGTGACAGCGGTTGATAAAACTTCCAAATCCCCTCAAAAACGTCCTCAAATCGTGAATTTCGTGCCAGATGATCGTGCAAAATGGTGGGAGAATATTTGTAATACCCAAAATGTGCTTCGGCAAGACATATACGACGTGTATTATACGTGCTTAACTGACCTTTGCAAAAAGAATCAGCTTccaaaaagttccaaaatcccAGCTGGACAGTGTTCCGTACAGTGACGGTAGCACTGCAGCAACTCTTCGGTGAGATGAACGATGAGCAAGTTTCTCACTAGTGAGTTCACGGTCGTAAATAATCCTCATGTGTTGTCAACATAAAGTGTGCGAGAAGTGAAATTGGTGGTGTAATAAGCTGACGTGTCCCAGGCTTCGGCTGGACATATACATTTGATTTTAGTAGTTTACCTTAGGAAAGGGTGAATGATGCCGATGTCCATTCAGCCGATCGCGGTTTGCCAGCAGCCGACGCAGTACGGATGGTCATCAAAGGTAAGGCAGCATAAATGCATTCATACGATCCTTCTCACCATATGATGATTCCAGAAGATGGCCTCTCTCGGTGCAGCAGTATTGGTGGTGATCGTCGCCGACGGTGGTATTGGTGTCGTCGAGCTCCGATCGTTGGCTTGGTGTGCGTAACCTCGATCGACGTTGATGATCGTCAATGATGGTGATGATTGTTTACACTCGATCGTTGGgtggatttttttagaaaagtgggTGTTAGCAGGAGTACAACGTTTCGCTTCGGCGTGCGACATATACTTTGTATGTGTTTATTTACCTGGCCAAACCAGGGCACCTTGCCCAACGGATGGTGATCCAGCGAAGCGACGTCCAGGTGATCTTCGGTGATTGGCGATAATTGCTGCTGATTCCGGATGGCTCGCAGAGGTGCAGCAATCGAAGACGAAGATCAACGAGCCAGCGACCGTTCGCTGTGCTCTCCGAGTGCTGCGAAGGCGATGAACGACCCGTACAGGGTGTAGTTTTGTCCGGTGAGTACTCCAGATGTACTCAGCTGAGCGTGAGTGGTCGCGATATCCGATCGCGATGGCGGAGCCCTTGCTCGCCCGCGGAATTGAAGGCCGGTAGCACAGTTCCCAAACTGTGATGGCGCACGGTGTGTGTGCGTGTAGATAATCGTAGGATGGCGCAAACCGATGTACTTGGTGGGGGCCAACCTGGCCTGAGGTCCTTCCGAATCCTTCccgatccggttcgaaggaccaaaaATGTTGGGTTGGTCCTTACCGGTCGTCGATAGCTCAGTGGGGGTTGGATCGGGGTTGTCCGGATTGCTGGGGGCGCCTTTTTGTCCTGGGAGATTTCCGTCCGTTTGGTGGGTTTTTGGGGGGTTTCCGGGGTCCAAAAAATCACACGTACACACAGTTCACAATAAACACTCAGCTTACACAAACTACATTTATTAAAACTACAAAACTACATATATTAGgcacaaaaaatacagattaaaaTCGGCCTCTTGGCCAGCTAGTTTTTGCTGCTGTTCAGCTGTTGGTTCGCACaattatcattatcattgaCCGGGCCGGCCAGTCCGCGTATTGGTGTCGATCGATCAGCTGGTCCAGCACACGCACACAGCGGCCGCCGCCGTGTGGATCGCGAGATGCACCGGTGAGTTGGGATGAGCTGCAGACGGTGAGAAGCGAGATCGTTCGAGCTACCGTACTCGTAGACATActcaaatacttaaatacttaaatacttaaatacttaaatacttaaatacttaaatacttaaatacttaaatacttaaatacttaaatacttaaatacttaaatacttaaatacttaaatacttaaatacttaaatacttaaatacttaaatacttaaatacttaaatacttaaatacttaaatacttaaatacctaaatacttaaatacttaaatacttaaatacttaaatacttaaatacttaaatacttaaatacttaaatacttaaatactcaaatacttaaatacttaaatacttaaatacttaaataattaaatacttaaatacttaaatacttaaatactcaaatacttaaatacttaaatacttaaattcttaaatacttaaatacttaaatacttaaatacttaaatacttaaatacttaaatacttaaatacttaaatacttaaatacttaaatacttaaatacttaaatacctaaatacttaaatacttaaatacttaaatacttaaatacttaaatacttaaatacttaaatacttaaatacttacatacttaaatacttaaatacttaaatacttaaatacttaaatacttaaatacttaaatacttaaatacttaaatacttaaatacttaaatacttaaatacttaaatacttaaatacttaaatacttaaatacttaaatacttaaatacttaaatacttaaatacttaaatacttaaatacttaaatacttaaatacttaaatacttaaatacttaaatacttaaatacttaaatacttaaatacttaaatacttaaatacttaaatacttaaatacttaaatacttaaatacttaaatacttaaatacttaaatacttaaatacttaaatacttaaatacttaaatacttaaatacttaaatacttaaatacttaaatacttaaatacttaaatacttaaatacttaaatacttaaatacttaaatacttaaatacctaaatacttaaatacttaaatacttaaatacttaaatacttaaatacttaaatacttaaatacttaaatacttaaatactcaaatacttaaatacttaaatacttaaatacttaaatacttaaatacttaaatacttaaatacttaaatactcaaatacttaaatacttaaatacttaaattcttaaatacttaaatacttaaatacttaaatacttaaatacttaaatacttaaatacttaaatacttaaatacttaaatacttaaatacttaaatacttaaatacttaaatacctaaatacttaaatacttaaatacttaaatacttaaatacttaaatacttaaatacttaaatacttaaatacttaaatacttaaatacttaaatactcaaatacttaaatacttaaatacttaaattcttaaatacttaaatacttaaatacttaaatacttaaatacttaaatacttaaatacttaaatacttaaatactcaaatactcaaatactcaaatactaaaatactgaaatacttaaatacttaaatacttaaacacttaaattcttaaatattaaaatacttaaatacataaatacttaaacacttaaattcttaaatatttaaatacttaaatacttaaatacttaaatacttaaatacttaaatactttaacacttaaatacttaaatacttaaatacttaaataaaaattaaaatgcctatgggacaattatgcaaaCATGGGTAGTAGACGTTTCATAAAtgaatggaaataaaaaaagtgatcaaacaTAACGAAAATAATTTACTGTTAATCCAAATATGACTAGAAAGTCCTTTATTCATATAAAATACTCCACAATCCTAACCATCATAATACCCCCTCTTCGATGATTCTTCCAGCAACGTTACCAAAGAGTCCAGCGTTTCCTCTCCAGTTGGAATGATCTGCCGCGGTGGCAGCACAAACCCATTCCAAGATCCCGACTTTGGGCGAAGTTCGTATGTGTAGGCAATCCGGACATCCTGCGTCCCATACGCCCAGTCCACGCTGGATCCACTTGCAGGGTAGATGGCATCGTAGACGTTTCCGTACGTGTACTTGGTCCCGTATCGCTTGGCCAACGAGGTTACGGTAGCCTTGGCAATCTCGGTCAAGTCGTTGTGGTTTGGCGTGTGCTCTCCAGTGTGTCCGTACGGGTACAGCAGAAGCTGGGAGTACGAGTGGAATCCGATGTAGGCCTGGATCTTTCCTTTGAGGGAAGCGATGTAGCTGGACAGGGTCTTGGTCTCGACTTCCGAGAATGCACTGGGTCCACCGTAGGTTTCCGTTGAGCATCGACTGGAAGTTCCCTGCTCAGCCCAATGGAAGTCCCAGTTGCGGTTTGGATCAGCTCCGAAGCATCCTCCGGAGTACGGGGTTCGTGTCTTGCGCCATAGACGATCCCTCTTGTGCGTATAGACGTAGCCATCTGGGTTGGCGTTCGGGAAAACATACCAGTCGTAGTTCTCAGCGATGTTTCGTACAGCAGGATCTTGACTGGTCAGCAGCTCGTTCAGGATGTAGGTGACGGTAGCCGGGGAGATCCACTCGCGAGCATGAATTCCACCTTCAACAAACACTCCCGGATTCCCGGACTTGTACGATACTTTAACACCCTTGATCGATCGGTTCTCGTACGAGTGTCCTCCTTCGATCAGTTCAACTTGCTCGTACTGTGTAGCTACTTTGTCCAACCATTCATGGATTTCCTCCAAAGTATGATACTCCGTCCATCCAAACTCTCCCCGAGATCGTCCCATCATCCGTTGCCGCTCCTCATCGATCGTGCTCTGCAGGTTCATATTCAACACCCGTGCACTGATTCCCGCATTGGCCAAAGTCTCCGCGAAATCCGCCAACTTATGCGGCGACACAACCACGCTCGATTTATCACCCACTTTACGACCCATTTCCAGGAACATCAAACTATCGCTGGACAAACTCAGCTCACCCAGCGTTCGCAGCTGGTCCTCCGTGCTGGTCGTCAGCTCGTAAATCCGGTAGTTGTCGTAGCGAGCTTCCTCCCCATCACTACTGCCAACCACCGATCCAACGCACAACAACGCCCCTATCGCCACTAATAGAACACTGGAACCCATTCTGGAGAACCTCCTGGTACGTACTAACTCATCGCTGCAAAACAATGCACAATTTATAGCTAGGCCGGAAAACGACGGGCGGCCGTACTAAAACGAACCTTGCGCCCTTATCAGTCCGATTTCTCAAGTACCTTTTGCCTGGGAGGTAGTCTACGATCGGAATCGCTTGGAGTTGTTTTGATACCGACTTACGGAACCGTTAAGTTGGGATAATTGTTATGACAAGACTCTTAATCAGTCTGGGGGTTTGCGAGTGAGAACAAGGCGATTTCGATTAGATGCATGTACTAGAGAGTTTATTGATGTATGGTGAAGAAGTTGCAAGTTGATCAAGTCACTTTATAGATTCCAAGCTTTTCCGGATTTAATCGTGTCCAAATATTCCGAAACAGTCCGATTTCGACGGTAAAGGCTCCAAACGCGACAACGATTCCGGCAATCAGTAGCAAAAACAGAGCAAACGATCCCTCAAAGCTAACGCTGGACACGACACTCTCGCTGAAACATTCCGGCTTCTTGGTGATCCAGAACTCAGTGAAACGCCGAACGATCCCAATCTCCTGCATTCGAGCGAATCTATGGAGAGGCAAATATTCGTCTAATTCGTGCTTCTAACTTGACGATCTTACCTCAACGTGAACAGCTCGCGGAACGGAGAATCCTTTCTCACCACGATTCCAATCGGTTGTGGGGGCATACTTTCCAGCACGTTCAAATCGCAAACTTCCAGCAGGTCGAAGTTTTGCCGGATCCAGCCGAAGGCGTCCGTCTTCTCGCAGTGATAGGCGTAATCCCCGCGGCGAACGCGTTCCAGCCCAATGTCCCGGCTGGTCCAGCTGTGGtcggtgaacttttttttagccAGATACGATGCTCCGTTTGTGGTATGAGAGTTCTaggattaaaattgatttgtgaTACAGTAAAAAGTGCAGTAGAAACTTACAAGAAAGTAATCCCTAGCTTCAACGGTATCTTCAACCCCCAACTGCAGTCTGCTGTCCGCTAGCTTACTCAACGTCCTTATATCGGACATCAGTGGACTCGCGATCAACGTCAAGAAGATCACCGACGAGTAGTAGTTGTAGACCACCAGCGCACAGGTCATGATCACCAGCTGGATAAGCCGCCCGAGAAGGTTCCGCGCCACCAAATGTGCCCCTTGCTGACAGAAATGACCCAGAGACTCGACAAGCGCACTGAACCACGGAGGTCCGGTCCAACCGAGTAAGTATTCTTGGTAGCGAACTTCGAGGGAGTGGTTGATCTTTATCACGATACTACCCACTAGAATTGTGAGGAAAATTGTGAACCAAGTTTCTGGTGCAAACGGTCGAAAGAAGGGACTATCCAGGAGGTTATCGCTGGTGGGCGTTTTAAAGATGAAGGCCAGCCTAGAATGAAGTCAAATTAGGATTTGTTTGGAAGAGATGTTCGATACGAACTCATAATTCATGTAGAACAAGACAGATGTCAGATGTTCCATTCTTTCGTTGAGGACTCTTATGCCAGCAATTGAGAAATCGATCTGCTTGTCAAGAATTACTCCAACAGCATCATCAGATGTTAGATCATAGTGAGTGTATTGAATATCAAAGTTTAAATCTTTTTGCAGCGCTTTAGTCAGCATGTATCCAATACGGACTACACCATCTACATTGCGCTTTTCATAGGATTCCAAGAATCTCAGAACATCACTAACGGATGCATCTGCCGAAGGAAACATCCGAGATCTCGTCCCTATCCTAAGCGTAATATCGGACAAGTTGTTCCGATTCTGATACTTGGACTTCTGATGCACGATACTTCTCCCGAATGATATCTCTCCACTTGGTAGAACGTTAACAACTCGATCAAATGTTACATTCAGCGTCCCGCCAAGTGACTTCCCGTTATTATAGACGTCGTACAACTTCAGTTGATCGTCCCCGTCTGCAACAAGAACTTTGATTTCAGCATCCACGTACAGATCAACATCTCCGAGCGCGCCCAGAACAGATCCATTCATCATAACCCAGTGAAACGAGGTGGAGAAACATTTAGTTTTAGCACAAACATCCAACAATTCCCGACTCCTCGGACATCCGTACTCCAGGAACATCCCAACCCTGGAACGATTCCCTCTTCCAATCTCCAACAAACCTCCCTCGCCACTCGACAAATCAACCACCTTTACAAAGCGCACCGCGGCCGATAAATGCCCCATCAAGTGGTGATTATCTAAAACAGTGACTGAGTATCGATTAACTGTGTCAATAGAGAAGAACTGCAGCTTTGCTCCAGTGCGTGTACCTTCCGAATTCCAGCAGTTGAACACCGTTACGTAATTGAGGTGCATCGCACCGAAGTAACTCACCAGGAAGTTGATAACAAAGGTGGGTGAGTCCAGGGTGGACATTGTTACGGCTTGGAGGGTGGATGAGTTGTGGTCAACTTTATGAAAGGGATTGAGGAGTTTATGAAGACATCAGATTTGACAAGGAATGAATAAGTTATTGAATCTTGATTGATGGAATCATGTTGTCAAATTAACGCaagcattttaaataaattcgtcCAATAAAAAGTACAAGTATCAATGGCTTGCTTCTCAATCCACTTAAAATCATGgacaaaacatcaatttctacaCTTTTGCTGAATTACTGGCTATCGATCAATTTATCTTATGTTACCTTTTTCAATTGCTGGAGCTCAGaaggttttatttatttctcaaGATTCTTGGATCATTCGTTATCCAACATAATTTCAGACAATCATCAAATCTTGAGAAGATTCTCCAATTCTTCAACGTTTGTCGAAATTGTGAATCTAAATGATAGTTCCTTCAACCCACTTCTAGAAGCTAATAGAATCGATGACCGTTCGCGTGTAAAGATCGGATTAGCTCTGGAGTTTGGCTGCCTCAACAGCGTTGATTTTCTGCTAAAATGTTCCGCCAAGCAGTGCTTCTCGACATCGATTCAGTGGTTCCTGTTCAGTTTGAGCGATCCAGATGAGATATTCCAGCATTTGTCCAAGGCTGATTTGTACATCGACGCGGAAGTTAAGGTCCTAGCCGACGGCGGTCTATACGACGTCTACAACAACGGACGACCTCTAGGAGGAGCATTGAATGTCACTCTTGACCGAATAGTTGAGCATGGAACACTGGGACAGAGCCGACACTCCGGAAAGCCCAAGTACGAACACCGAAGGAACATGTCCGACATTACGATGCGTGTCGGAACGGTGACGCAGATCTACCCCAACCTGAACGATTCGATGGACAAGATCATGGAACATCTGGAGTCGGATCGCTGGAGACACCTGGACCATGCCGTCCGGATGGGATTCCGACTGTCCAAGGCGCTGCACGTAACTTCCGGATTTCAGTGAGTTTTGATTAGTTTGATTGGGTGAATCAAGTTTAAAATCTCGTGGTTTCAGGGTTAAGTACGTTCACTACGATCGCTGGACGTTCAACGATTCCACGGGAGGGATTCTGGGCGGTCTCATCGATCGCGAAATCGACTATTCCGTAACGGGTTTGATGACCAAGATCAAACGAATGGAACATCTGACCTCCGTTGCGAGCTACATGACCTTCGAGTGGGTAGTCACGAGTATTCTGtatttttcttaactttaatttCTTACAGGTTGATGTTCATCTTCAAAACCCCGGAAAGTTCTAACCTCATGAACAGTGCGTTCATACGACCTTTCAGCCCGAGCGTTTGGATCAGCGTGGTGTTGATAGTTCTTTTGGGAAGTTTCGTCTTCAAGTTCAACTACATGGTTGAGTTCAAGATGCTGAACATGCGCGAGGGCATCGAAAGTCCGTCCTGGTACGGATTGCTGGTAGAATCTCTGGGTAACTTCTGTCAGCAAGGGTCGAGCTTCAAACCAAAATCGTTCTCCGGCAAGGTCGTCCAGATATCCGTACTGATGTGCTCGGTCATGGTGTACAACTACTACACGTCGGCCATTGTGTCCACCTTGATCGGAACCCCCAAAAAGTCCGACATTAAAACGCTGGTTCAGCTCGCAAACAGTCATTTGGAGTTGGGCATTGAGGACGTCACCTACGAAAAGGCGTTCTTCTTTGTAAGTAGAACTGATCACTAAGTAATCCCAAACCCAATACACAAACTTCCCCCGAAGGAATCCCACCTGCCGGACGTGGACTACCTGCGCAGCAAGAAGATCACCGACAGTACCTTCATCGACTCGGCAACAGGACTGCAGCGCATCCGCAGGGGAAACTTTGCGTACAACTGCGAGCGCAACGTGGCCTACAACCTGATCCGGGACACGTTCGACTTTACCGAGGTGTGCGACCTAAACGAGGTGGAGAGTATGCCGACCCAGTTCGTGGACCACGTCGTCCGAAAGGATTCCCACTTTCGGGAGCTGTTTTCTCTAAGGTTTGATGTTTGAAcaatttgtacaaaaaaaaactaatctcaCATTTGCAGATACGCCCGAATGCGCGAAGTTGGCATCGTGAAAAAGTTTGCCGAATTTTGGATCGCCAAAAAGCCGGAATGCTTCTCGGGCAGCATCGTGTCCAGTGTGACCATCACCGGGGCGTTGCCGATATTTCTACTGTTGGGCTTTGGGCTAACTTTGGCAACGCTGCTGTTTGGGTTTGAGCTGGGAGTTGGCGTTCTGGTTGGAAAGTTGGGCGAAAAGCAGGACGTGATAAGCTTGAATGAAAATGTTGGAGAGTTTACCACGGAgaagaaaattaattaaattaaattttataagttgcaaatatttttcaaagttaatgttgcccccccttcaaaattagtccgaaaaatcagggggaaaaaacatatttttccaaaaaaaaatatcaaaatttcaatggaaataggtgtctaatcaactgagaacaatcttaaatgcctttttctgcattgataatcatttaacatgtttgaactcgttcaaaaatattttgaacttttatgaaatttcaatgtacagcaccgcaaaaactttttttctctcaaaaataaaattttcgtcagtatttagaaatttatgaaatcaatgattgcaaaacaactggacatgtatatgatgcattttaaaacagttttttcaaacttGCCAAAATTGCAAACATGTTTGCGGCAAACTCACAGACAAagccaaatgtatgcaggctgacagGCTTTCTGCTTACAAACAAagcaagcaaactgtcaaaaagtgcggatttgtttgtttgtcatagtccaaTACCTCCTTTAGCTTTGATCGGATATACTGGAATTATTATagttgacaagaaaggactcaGGATGTAATCTAACCATTATTTCTTTCAAGGTGCTTTCTTTGCACTGACTACTTTCTTCGGAATGGCTGCCCTAGTGTTTGATCAGATTATAttagattaaaattaaataaagtaaagtttaacttgtgttttttgtttcataaatcGCTGCCCATGAGCTTTCTTgttctatctagataggaatcccagcaagcttaatATCGATTGTGTTGATGTTAACAGCAtattgagacctaaagaatgccctTCACTAACATtttagtccaaatttgtgcgattcataatcTAAATCGAGTgcccggaattcgaagcaaaagtgtctgggattcgaagcacaacaagtcatttttgattttaaaattctgatggaaAATTGTTAGAAAGGCATATTTTGCATGAATTCTCTTCAAACATACTGTTTATACTACaacctgatgatatttctacatttccaacttatcacatgattttttgccagctacaacaaaaatgatatgctactaagtctTAGTCGGCTAGACATATACTAAaaatatgctactaagtgtccggatttcgaatcataatGTTAttcaagaaaaacgaaaatgCTCCGTGCGTTGcatgtgctatcttgacacaccctgaaaatttctgTAAGTGCGATTTCAGGTCATAAAGCGTTGATCAACCAAACGAAACGTGtttgttgtttacattgcgtgctttattttttgtttattcacggtcaaactttaaaacgcttgtatctcggaacgtcaaaaagcaacgtgcgacaagataccACGACAACATCGATTTGTTGATATGTTGGTCTGCCACCGTAACAAGCAGAAGGATTTTTACTCGCTAGCTGCatctataggggagagtggggagacttgatccccggggacacttgatcccaagcctgtatctcttagctttgttctagaaagttgtgcgaaatttactaaaactcattgtagaaaacaaagaaaaaaatataaaatgtttagattgagctacaa
Protein-coding sequences here:
- the LOC6044459 gene encoding ionotropic receptor 75a isoform X2 encodes the protein MDKTSISTLLLNYWLSINLSYVTFFNCWSSEDNHQILRRFSNSSTFVEIVNLNDSSFNPLLEANRIDDRSRVKIGLALEFGCLNSVDFLLKCSAKQCFSTSIQWFLFSLSDPDEIFQHLSKADLYIDAEVKVLADGGLYDVYNNGRPLGGALNVTLDRIVEHGTLGQSRHSGKPKYEHRRNMSDITMRVGTVTQIYPNLNDSMDKIMEHLESDRWRHLDHAVRMGFRLSKALHVTSGFQVKYVHYDRWTFNDSTGGILGGLIDREIDYSVTGLMTKIKRMEHLTSVASYMTFELMFIFKTPESSNLMNSAFIRPFSPSVWISVVLIVLLGSFVFKFNYMVEFKMLNMREGIESPSWYGLLVESLGNFCQQGSSFKPKSFSGKVVQISVLMCSVMVYNYYTSAIVSTLIGTPKKSDIKTLVQLANSHLELGIEDVTYEKAFFFESHLPDVDYLRSKKITDSTFIDSATGLQRIRRGNFAYNCERNVAYNLIRDTFDFTEVCDLNEVESMPTQFVDHVVRKDSHFRELFSLRYARMREVGIVKKFAEFWIAKKPECFSGSIVSSVTITGALPIFLLLGFGLTLATLLFGFELGVGVLVGKLGEKQDVISLNENVGEFTTEKKIN
- the LOC6044459 gene encoding ionotropic receptor 75a isoform X1, coding for MDKTSISTLLLNYWLSINLSYVTFFNCWSSEGFIYFSRFLDHSLSNIISDNHQILRRFSNSSTFVEIVNLNDSSFNPLLEANRIDDRSRVKIGLALEFGCLNSVDFLLKCSAKQCFSTSIQWFLFSLSDPDEIFQHLSKADLYIDAEVKVLADGGLYDVYNNGRPLGGALNVTLDRIVEHGTLGQSRHSGKPKYEHRRNMSDITMRVGTVTQIYPNLNDSMDKIMEHLESDRWRHLDHAVRMGFRLSKALHVTSGFQVKYVHYDRWTFNDSTGGILGGLIDREIDYSVTGLMTKIKRMEHLTSVASYMTFELMFIFKTPESSNLMNSAFIRPFSPSVWISVVLIVLLGSFVFKFNYMVEFKMLNMREGIESPSWYGLLVESLGNFCQQGSSFKPKSFSGKVVQISVLMCSVMVYNYYTSAIVSTLIGTPKKSDIKTLVQLANSHLELGIEDVTYEKAFFFESHLPDVDYLRSKKITDSTFIDSATGLQRIRRGNFAYNCERNVAYNLIRDTFDFTEVCDLNEVESMPTQFVDHVVRKDSHFRELFSLRYARMREVGIVKKFAEFWIAKKPECFSGSIVSSVTITGALPIFLLLGFGLTLATLLFGFELGVGVLVGKLGEKQDVISLNENVGEFTTEKKIN
- the LOC6044458 gene encoding ionotropic receptor 75a is translated as MSTLDSPTFVINFLVSYFGAMHLNYVTVFNCWNSEDNHHLMGHLSAAVRFVKVVDLSSGEGGLLEIGRGNRSRVGMFLEYGCPRSRELLDVCAKTKCFSTSFHWVMMNGSVLGALGDVDLYVDAEIKVLVADGDDQLKLYDVYNNGKSLGGTLNVTFDRVVNVLPSGEISFGRSIVHQKSKYQNRNNLSDITLRIGTRSRMFPSADASVSDVLRFLESYEKRNVDGVVRIGYMLTKALQKDLNFDIQYTHYDLTSDDAVGVILDKQIDFSIAGIRVLNERMEHLTSVLFYMNYELAFIFKTPTSDNLLDSPFFRPFAPETWFTIFLTILVGSIVIKINHSLEVRYQEYLLGWTGPPWFSALVESLGHFCQQGAHLVARNLLGRLIQLVIMTCALVVYNYYSSVIFLTLIASPLMSDIRTLSKLADSRLQLGVEDTVEARDYFLNSHTTNGASYLAKKKFTDHSWTSRDIGLERVRRGDYAYHCEKTDAFGWIRQNFDLLEVCDLNVLESMPPQPIGIVVRKDSPFRELFTLRFARMQEIGIVRRFTEFWITKKPECFSESVVSSVSFEGSFALFLLLIAGIVVAFGAFTVEIGLFRNIWTRLNPEKLGIYKVT
- the LOC6044457 gene encoding zinc carboxypeptidase A 1; protein product: MGSSVLLVAIGALLCVGSVVGSSDGEEARYDNYRIYELTTSTEDQLRTLGELSLSSDSLMFLEMGRKVGDKSSVVVSPHKLADFAETLANAGISARVLNMNLQSTIDEERQRMMGRSRGEFGWTEYHTLEEIHEWLDKVATQYEQVELIEGGHSYENRSIKGVKVSYKSGNPGVFVEGGIHAREWISPATVTYILNELLTSQDPAVRNIAENYDWYVFPNANPDGYVYTHKRDRLWRKTRTPYSGGCFGADPNRNWDFHWAEQGTSSRCSTETYGGPSAFSEVETKTLSSYIASLKGKIQAYIGFHSYSQLLLYPYGHTGEHTPNHNDLTEIAKATVTSLAKRYGTKYTYGNVYDAIYPASGSSVDWAYGTQDVRIAYTYELRPKSGSWNGFVLPPRQIIPTGEETLDSLVTLLEESSKRGYYDG